The genomic region AAACAAATTAACAATACAAAACTATCACTCCAACCCAAACATATCTTCAACTCAGGCATGGGATGATATTCCAGATAAAATAAAAGAAATACTCATAGATTTAAGGTTTCGTGGTGACTACAGCAAAAGAACCAGAAAATATATACAAAAACTAGCATATGATGGTGATATAAAAGGATTTGGAAAGGTTATATCTAACAGGCAGATTTGGTCTACTGTTCCTAATGATAGATTTAAAAGGAGAGTTGATTTTTATGAAAATAATTAACGTGATCTTTCTCGCAGCACTATATTCATTTAATGTGACAGCTGCTTTTACTGAGCCAGAAATGTCTCAGCTGGCAGAAATAAATAAAAAATCAATAGAAAAAACTGAGAGTGAGAAAAAAAATCTTGAGGCCACAATAAACAAAACGATAAATAATCTTCCAAACGAAAAGACAAAAATAATGGACCTGAGTGAATCATGGGATGCAACCATTAAAAAAAAGTGCAAACTTTCTATATTTGAATCACTAAATACAGATGCAGAAATAGCAGAAGAAAACTTATGCTTATACTCCGAGTACAAAGCAGAAAAAGAATTCTTTGAAGATCTTAATTATTAAAAATAATGGGGTGTGTGTTACACACCTCATGCATTTATGGGTCGTGACGCAGACTTGCTGATCACGTATGCTTTGCGCTTTGGATGTAACATATGGCTAAAGTTGATGTCGTCTGCCCTCAGTGCAATGAAACTTATGCTGTACGATGTAACGGACATTCAGCATCCGGTGCCCAACGTTACATCTGCAAGCATTGTTCAAAGACCTTTCTGCTCAACTTTAGCTACTCCGGTGCCAAACCAGACACACACCAGACCATTGTTAATATGGCCATGAATGGTTACGGATGTCGCGATACCGCACGGGTTCTCGGTATCAGCCTCAATACGGTTCTGCGGCACGTAAAAAAATTTCGCCAACGCAGGTAGCTGAGAATATCGACCCCGAAACGGAGGTTGTTATCTGCTGTGAAGCCGGTGAACAATGGTCTTACGTGCGGTGTAAAAGCAATCCCCGGTGGTTGTTCTATGCTTATGACCGTATCCGCAAACGTGCTCTGGCCCACGTCTTCGGCCCGAGAAATGCCCCGACCCTGCGACGATTGCTGGCCCTGTTAAGCAAATTTAACCTTGCCTTTTATATGACGGATGCCTGGCCGGTTTATAAAGTTCTGTTAAGTGCAACAGGCCACGTGGTGAGCAAGAAATATACCCAACGGACAGAACGACATAATCTTAATCTTCGCACACATATCAAACGACTGACCCGCAGAACAATTTGCTTTTCGAAGTCAGAGGAAATGCACGATAAGATCATCGGTTGGTATCTTACTCTTCATCATTATCAATAAATCTGCGTCACGACCAAAAATTGGCCATTGCTGTTCTGTTGTCAGAAACAGACAATAATCGTCATTTCAGTAATTGAACCACCCTGTCGATACCCCCGGAAACCAGATTTTCTTTAGAAAAGAAATTATCTACTGAATCACTACAATCTGATTTTTATCAATATCCACGTTGTCATTTCTTCGCATATTTTCCAATGATGAGAAATCAAAACAGCGTTCCATCTAAAGGAGAATACGATGTTACATCGAATGATACTGAATGAAACATCCTGGTTCGGCCCCGGTTCTGCCTCAAAAATAGTCGATGAAGTTTCCAGGAGAGGCTTTAAAAAAGCCCTGCTGGTAACTGATAAAATGTTAATTCAGGCGGGCGTGATAGAAAAAATCACCTCTCTTCTCGAAAAGAATCAATTACCTTATGTGATTTATGATGAAGTCGTGCCGAATCCAACCGTTAATGTGGTTAAAAATGGCGTAGAGATCTTTAAAACGTCTCAGGCAGATTACCTGATTGCTGTTGGTGGCGGCTCACCGCAGGATACGGCAAAAGCTATCGGAATCATTATTAATAACCCAGAGTTTTCTGACGTGCGGAGTCTGGAAGGCATAGCAAATACCCGGAATCCCAGCGTCCCCGTTATTGCTATCCCAACAACAGCCGGGACTGCCGCAGAAGTCACGATAAATTATGTCATTACCGATGAGGAAAAACGCCGCAAATTCGTTTGTGTCGATCCTCACGACATTCCGGTAGTAGCCATCATTGATGCTGAGATGATGGCAAGCATGCCCCCGTCACTCAAAGCTGCCACGGGAATTGATGCGCTGACCCATGCCATTGAAGGCTATATCACCAAAGGCGCATGGGAACTGACGGATGCTTTACATTTGAAAGCCATTGAAATCATCAATCGTTCACTGCGTGCCTCAGTGGCGGGTGATAATAAAGGCGTTGAGGACATGGCTCTGGGGCAATACATTGCCGGCATGGGATTTTCTAACGTTGGGCTGGGTCTGGTACATGGTATGGCTCACCCACTTGGGGCGTTTTATAACATACCGCATGGTGTCGCTAACGCTATTATTCTGCCGCACATCATGGCATGGAACGCAGAGTATACCGGTGATAAGTATCGCAACATTGCACGGGCGATGGGCGTTGCGGGAGTATGTGGAAAATCGCTATATGAAGTCAGGGTTGCAGCCGTCGAGGCGGTGAAAAAACTTTCAGCCGATGTGGGCATTCCCGACAGGCTGCGTGATGTCGGAATGAGAGAAGAAGACATTCCGGCACTGGCGCAGGCGGCACTGACGGATGTCTGCACCGGGGGTAACCCGCGGGACGCCACACTGGCAGAGATCCACACGCTGTATCGACAACTCTATTAACCGATACAGGCGTCACTATAGGTTCTGGGGCGCAGCCTTAACTTAACGAGTGGGGGTTGCCGATTTTGATCAGGATAAAACCGGTTTATACAGAATATGCGGTAACTCTCTTATCTTTCGTTTGTCATCCCATGATTAAAACCAACGCCATCGGCCAATGGGGTTTTTACTGACCACGTTGATTGATACACCACGATGTCAGTCATGTTTTTATCAGCAATGTGAGGGTTTTCAAACCTGTCTTTCGATTGAAGAAATACACTCCATTTGGCTCGATTTTAGAGTTCACAACACCAAATTCTCCGCTGATTAAGATCCAGAGAAGTATTGGTATTTAACATCATAGTGAGAAATCCTCTTAACAGAGTGGTAAAAGATCCACTTTTCACTCAAATCAGATGTATTCGTCGCGACGTGATCTGACACCGGGCCCTGAAAGGTTGAGGGTTACCGGTTTTGATATGGGTGTCGAATCCTTATACAAAACACAAGGTCACTCTCATGCTTCATACTCACAATCCCGTCATCAAACACAAAGCCGGTTTACTCAATCTGGCTGAAGAACTCAGCAATGTATCCAGAGCCTGCAAAATCATGGGCGTTTCACGAGATACGTTCTACTGTTATCAGGAACTAGCTGCTGAAGGCGGCATTGACGCGCTGGTTAACCAGAACAGCCGGGTTCCCAACCTGACGAACCGCGCCGACGAAGCCACTGAACGCGCGGTTGTTGAATACGCCGTTGAGTTCCCGGCCCCGGGCAGCACCGGACCAGTGATGAGTTGCGTAAAAAAGGCGTGTTTACCTCCGGCAGCGGCGTGGGCGCCATCTGGCAACGACACGATCTGGGAAACTTCCGTAACCGCCTGAAAGCGCCAGAGGAAAAGCTCGCCAGAGAAGGCATTGTGCTTACCGGTGCTCAAGTCGTCATGCTTATCGATAAATCAGTGAGTTATCAGCTGCAAAATGCCGTTGCCAAACCAATTCAAATGGCAACAGACTAATACAACCAACGGCTACAGAAATTTTACGACGATGAGAATTAACCCCTTTCCAACTCTCATGAAAATAAAGAAGAATGTCCTGTTCAGCAGCGGTACCTGCCGGATAACCCAGCGGTGAAGTGTGGAATGGTCAACAGTGATGCCAGGCTTTGCCATCATTCCTCAGGATTTCGCAGGCTCAGGGCATAAGTCAGGTACCAGCGGGCACACTGAGCAATAATATCAACGGAGTAATGCAAGTCGTCTGAAGGATTTTCGGATAAGAGACATGGCCAGATGGCATCAAAAAGAACCGCATTTTACTGGATTAGCCCCCTAATGTGACAGAAACGTTGAGACAGTCGTACCCTGCGTCTCATGTAATGCAATATGCATTACATGCCTGGCCCGGTTGATTGTGTGAAATGCCGGATTTTGCTGCCCGCTTCGATACTGCTGATCCTGTGAACAAAAAACGGTAAAATGCAGCGCGTCCACGGGATCAGGAAATATGGAATGCTTGAACTCTTTGACGCCAGTTATGAAGAACTGAACCCCACTCGCTCTGAAGAGCTCTACCGCCTGCGTAAGAAAATCTTCAGCGACCGCCTGGGATGGAAGGTGCTCTGCAGCCAGGGGATGGAGTCAGATGAGTTTGACGGCCCGGGCACCTGCTATATTCTCGGTCTTTACCGGGGCCAGCTGCTCTGCGGCGCGAGGTTCATCCCACTGACGCTGCTGAATATGATCACACACACCTTCGGTTCCTGTTTCAGCGAGATCAGCCTTCCCGTACAGGATGCCGAGGCCAGCCGTTTTTTTGTGGATAAGGCGCGTGCCCGTGAGCCTGGTCCTTTTTCTTTCAATGGTTAACTGGGCCCGGCAAAACGGTTATGGCTGCTACACATCATTGTCAGCCGCCTCATACTGACCATTTTAAGACGCCCAGAATGGCAGATTACGTTGCTCAAGGAGGGCTTCCTCAGTGAGAAGGAACGGATTTATCTGCTGACCCTGCCAGCTGGTGACCGGGACAGGGTACAGCTGGTCGGGAGGATTGCCGCCATAACGGGATGCGCGAAGGGGCTGGCTACCTGGCCACTGATGCTGCCGATTTGATGAGGTCAAGCTCAATGCCCAGCCGGATTGCCAGGGGTTCTGTCGCATTAAGGTGGAGTCAGATAACATTCTGTTTTTTGATGTAGCCTGCCGATGTCTCTGATCCGAAACACCTTCAAACGACTGCATGATCCCGTCGATATTATTGCCCAGTGTGTTCGCTGCTGTCTGGCTTATGCCCTGAGCCTGCGCAATCTGGAAGAAATGATGGCTGAACGAGGGATTGTTGTTGAGCATTCCACGCTCCATCGCCGGGATATCCGTATGTAGTGGCACACTGAATTTGGCCATCTGAGTTGAGGTGATATGCTCACCTCAAAATTTCACAGGTGAACCAATGAGCAAGGTATTTACTGCTGAATTTAAACTTGAAGCGGCAAAGCGGGGCCTCGACCAGCACTACACACACGGTGAAGCTGCTAAGGCGATGAATGTCAGTCTTTCTGCCATCAACCGGTGGGTAAAATCGTTACGTCTGCAGCGTCAGGGAAAAAACATCGGGGCTGCCTGTCACTCCTGAGCAAACTGAACTCAGGGAAATGAGAAAACGTATACAGCGCCTTGAAATGGAAAACGAAATCCTAAAAAAGGCTACAGCGCTCTTGATGTCGGACTCCCTCAACAGTTCTCGATAATCGACAGTCTGAGGGCGCATTACCCGGTTGCCTCATTGTGCCGACTGTTCGGTGTTCACCGCAGCAGTTATCGCTACACACGTAAAAACAGTACTGAGCCTGATGCTGACCGTGCCGTTAAACGCCGTCTGGTCAGCGAGGTCTGGAACGCCAGTGGGGGTTCCGCCTGTGCCAGAAGTATCGCCACGATGGTCACGACAAAGGGCGTACAACTCGGTCGATGGCTGGCTGGTCGACTGTTGAAAGAGCTGGGTATCACCAGTTGTCAGATACCGGGGCATAAATACAAACGTGGGGGCAATGAGCATGTTGAAATCCCGAATCTTCTTGCCCGGCAGTTTGCAGTGACAGAACCGAATCAGGTCTGGTGCGGTGATGTGACCTACATCTGGACGGGCAAACGGTGGGCTTATCTGGCCGTGGTGCTGGCTCTGTTTGCCCGTAAACCGGTGGGCTGGGCGCTGTCGTACTCACCAGACTCAGACCTCACTATAAAAGCACTTCAGATGGCATGGGAGCTACGGGGGCGGCCATCAGGCGTGATGTTCCACAGTGTTCAGGGGAGTCATTATACCAGTCGTCAGTACCGACAGATGCTGTGGGGCTACCGGAGCACACAGAGCATGAGTCGCCGGGGAAACTGCCGGGATAACAGTCCGATGGAGCGGTTCTTCCGTAGTCTGAAGAGTGAATGGGTACCAACGACGGGCTACGAAAGCTTAGGGGAAGCACGGTTATCGATAATCCGATATATCACGGGGTACTACAGTGCTCTCAGGCCTCACTGGAATAACGGCGGCTTAACGCCAAATGAATCAGAGCGGCTGTTCCACGAACAGTCAGGTCGTGTGTCCAAAATTAGTTGACTACTACATTTCGATACAGCAGAGCAGGTTGCTGCATTTCTGGGCGTGGTCCCTGTTGAAAAATACTCCGGCACATCGGTCAGAGGGAAACCGAAATTATCCAAAATCGGCCCGCCGGAAATCCGCGCGAAACTGTATCTGGCTTCGTTGTGTGGCCTGAGATTTAACCCGGCGATGAAAGCGATGTATGAGCGGTTATGCCTGCGTGGCAAGACAAAAATGTGTGCCATTGGCGCACTGATGCGAAAACTTGTCCACTAGTGCTATGGCGTTCTGAAAACACAAAAGCCGTTCGATGCTGAATACCTGTCTTCAGATGCGCGTAGCGCATGTAAGGCGGCATAACGTTGTTTTATATGACTCTGTAGTTAACCCGCCGAGGCCCGGCGCAGGCCGGTGGAGGACTGTCAGAGAGTGGTATCCCCCTCCCGCCCTGAACAGCCATGCGGGCTTATAGCGATGATTATGCTGATATAAGCCCTTTTAACCCTGTTAGCACGGCGTAGCCGCGATGTATCGGGGACTTAGTGCTGGCAGCGCTTAGGGGGCTGTATTCCGAGGATTAAAGCGATTTTTTCTTGACGAAACACAGTAGCTGCAAAGCCATAGCCCGCTAAAAGAGGCTCAGAGGCCCCTGTGCGCGGTCGGAGTGGGTCACAACAAGGCAAAGCCGCAGTTGGGGCGTATCTCCGCGTTAGCGGGTCGGAGAGCCGCTTATGAGCATGTAAGCAAAGCGTTCAGCGATATTTGCTGACAAATCCAGCCTGGCCGGATTTGTCCAATTCCTCGACAGCTGACAGGCGAGATGTTAGCCCTCTCGCGATTCTGGTTTGAATGCCCCGCGCTTTAGCGTGGGGAGCTACTTTTGAGGCGCTTGCGCCGATGTTGTTTGGTTATCCACTAATTAAAGGGGATAAAAGTAATGTCTTTCTTTTTTTGGTTTATCTTTTAATACGTAAGCAATTAAAAGATAAACCAAAAGAGTAATTGCAGCATATCGTTTGCACTTCATTACCACTCACCCACAAGCTATACCGCAGTTGTGGGGATTTACGCCGAAACAGCCGAAAATTCTGTTATTTCTGGATGGGTAAATGGTCTGGATATTGAAAATTATTGTACATTAAGGTCAGTTTTTTGTACTGAGGATTATTGCAGACGTGCAGAATCCCCGCCAGTTAAGGCGGTGGTTTGCGGAGGTCAGGTAAAGGTTGGGGAGTAGTATTCCTGTTTGTGCTGGCAAGTTGCGTCACGCCTTGCTTTCATCCTGGCTAATCCGGTTGTGGCCTTATGGGGGTAATCATTTTGATACTGATCGTGCATACCTCAAGCAAGCCGACAGCCTTTGACTGGCGCGGTATTGGTCGAAATATGGGGTTTGATACCTGTCGCGGAAAAATGATTCAAAACTGATTTTTTCGAACGGTATTTGATACTCGAATGATTGCTACTTGTGTGAGTTTGAACTGCATTTCAATCGTTTTGAATTTCGTTTAACAAAGTGGCTAACCTGTTGACCTGGCTCAATGTACGCATAAGCTTATGTAACTACATCTGACCAAAGCGCAGTCTACGATTACTTAGCCTACTTTCTTATTGGATGCCAGGCTCTGGGGGAGCGCTTCGCCAGGATTATCGGCACCACACTCTCTGGCCTCAGCGTCATCGTGAGCCATATCCTCTGGCGTTCTATGTTGAATGCCTACTATCTTCTCTTTCACCACAGGGTCCATCTTCAGCAACTTAACATTATCTTCGTCAAGCAGATAAAGGGCTGTTTCAATGCCTTTACGGGCCAGTACCTCAAAGAGTGCCTGCTTTTCATCTGACGATAGCGTCCCAAACAGAGCTGGCAGCTTTAAATCAATATTGTTCACAAATGAGTTTTTCACGTTCAAATTCTGAGTTCTTTAGGTTTTTTATAGGAGCATCACCTTCACCGCTAACCAATCAGCGAACGCTGACCCCTCGCGCTCCGCAATCGGCCTTAGCAGCATTTCTCTGGGCACAGGTGCCTGCGCTCTTCGCTTGTAATAATTTTGCAGCGTATTGATGTTTATCCCCCATGCAGCCGCCGCCTCCGCTCTGGAGTCATAACGTTCAACCAGCTTGAAAATTCTCTCGATGACAGGTTCTTTTGCATCATTCACAAAAGAACGTTCAGGTTCTTTACTCATGAAACGTTCCTTTCTTTCTGTCTTATTGAATATATTTGAAAAAATAAAATGAACACAAAAACACAAGAAGAACGTTTAACAGGCTCTTTTTATGTTCTTATTCTTTATCCGTAGAGATAACCACGCGGTTATCCGCACGAGTAACTTTTTAGGATAGATGAATGATGAATCGAAAAGAAGAGTGGATTGCCAGTTGCAGCAGTGAAGAAAAGGTGCCGGGTAAAGCGAAAGAAAAGCGGCTGACCGTCTATGTTGGCGAATACTGCAGTAAAAAAGCGCAGGGGATCTGCATTGAGAAAAAGCGAGGCTACTGCCAGTTTGATTCCAAACTTGCCCGGATAGTCCAGGGCGCTCATGGCAACTTGGTATCGGGTTTGGTTCGGACAGCTTGCCGGAATGCCGGGGTATTACGCCTGAAGAATTGCAGAAAATTGACTTTTCCAGGATTGACTTCTCCGCCTTCTATGACGGCCTGAACAGTAACAGCGCTATTCCCGCTGATAATAATCAGATGGAGAAAATGAAAGAGTGGATGAAAGCCATGTTTGACCAGGGGGCAGCCACTGATGCGAAAAGTCTGTTTTCTGATGCTCGTCGTTGCCGGTTTTATTGCGGGAAACGTCCGGGCCGGTGATACTCGGCCTGGAGGATTTCCCGACAGTGAGGCGCAGGGCTGAATCTGGTACAACGAACCGGTATCACCCGATGAGGATGAGCAGCCTTCAGCACCGCCGCCCCTGCAATATCACCAGAGAATGCCACGGAGCTGAAAGAGAGGCTGCAGGCTGCGTTCGACAAGGCGATTACGTTACCTTCTGCTGAAAATTTCAGTAAATACAATCTTCTACAGGATTTTTGGGCGGAAAAATCGTTGCAGTTTGCGCCGCCTTCAAAAGAGGCGCTGCTGAAGTTTCCCGAACTGGGGTTACAACCTGCGTTGCAGTCATTACAACGGAACGGCAAGTACCCGCCAGGCGATACAGCGTCAGCGGGAAAAAGACGCCATTAAAAAGCTGCCTGCTGATAACGGGTGTTTTATTTCTACCGGGGGAAAGAGCCTGTGGATGTGCTGATGGGCGTGGTTGTGCGCTCGTTCGTCAGGGAGTACGGCATCAATCTTATCTGTGTGTCGGTGGACGGAAAAATTGCACCGGAACTACCGGGGGCACGGCCTGACAACGGACAGACAGAGGCCATGCATATTACGCATTACCCCGCACTTTTTCTGGTGAACCCCGCACGGAGGCTTATCAGCCGCTGGCGTATGGTTTGCACGCCCAGGAGGAGTTAGCCTCATAATTCCTTCTGGTGGCGGCCGACTTTGCACCGGGTTTTTAACCTGGTCAGCGCATATCGGCGTGGTGATAAACCTCACTGTCGTTTCGCTTGCCTGCGGTGACAATCAGCAGAAGGATTTTATCGTCGATAACTTCATAAACCAGACTGTAGCCGGATGAACGCAGTTTAATTTTATACCGGTCAGCTCTGCCGCTCAGTCTGGCCGAAGGGATATGCGGGGCATGCGGCCGTTCGGCCAGCTTTTTTTTGAACTGGTCACGAATGGTATGCCCCAGCTTTTCCCACTCCTTCAGGGCGCGTCTGTCGAATGCGAGTTTATA from Erwinia tracheiphila harbors:
- a CDS encoding IS1 family transposase (programmed frameshift); the encoded protein is MAKVDVVCPQCNETYAVRCNGHSASGAQRYICKHCSKTFLLNFSYSGAKPDTHQTIVNMAMNGYGCRDTARVLGISLNTVLRHGKKISPTQVAENIDPETEVVICCEAGEQWSYVRCKSNPRWLFYAYDRIRKRALAHVFGPRNAPTLRRLLALLSKFNLAFYMTDAWPVYKVLLSATGHVVSKKYTQRTERHNLNLRTHIKRLTRRTICFSKSEEMHDKIIGWYLTLHHYQ
- a CDS encoding type II toxin-antitoxin system RelE family toxin; translated protein: MIYKLAFDRRALKEWEKLGHTIRDQFKKKLAERPHAPHIPSARLSGRADRYKIKLRSSGYSLVYEVIDDKILLLIVTAGKRNDSEVYHHADMR
- the fucO gene encoding lactaldehyde reductase, giving the protein MLHRMILNETSWFGPGSASKIVDEVSRRGFKKALLVTDKMLIQAGVIEKITSLLEKNQLPYVIYDEVVPNPTVNVVKNGVEIFKTSQADYLIAVGGGSPQDTAKAIGIIINNPEFSDVRSLEGIANTRNPSVPVIAIPTTAGTAAEVTINYVITDEEKRRKFVCVDPHDIPVVAIIDAEMMASMPPSLKAATGIDALTHAIEGYITKGAWELTDALHLKAIEIINRSLRASVAGDNKGVEDMALGQYIAGMGFSNVGLGLVHGMAHPLGAFYNIPHGVANAIILPHIMAWNAEYTGDKYRNIARAMGVAGVCGKSLYEVRVAAVEAVKKLSADVGIPDRLRDVGMREEDIPALAQAALTDVCTGGNPRDATLAEIHTLYRQLY